The genomic region TTGCTGTCGCTCATGTCGCAGAAGACGTAGAGCGTGTCGGCGGGCAGATCGGCCGGCAGTTCGCGCGAGACCAAATCGGCATCCGGAAGAAAGCGCAGATTGCGCGGCACGTCGTCTTGCTGGAAGTACGCGACGCGCTTGCCGAGTTGTTTGAGCGCTAACCCGAGCGCGAGCCCCGCGCCGAGCGTATCGCCGTCGGGCTTGACGTGGCTGACCATGACGAAACTCGTCCGTCGGCGCAGCTCCTCGACGACCTCGGCGGTCGAAGCGATGCGCGGCGTGCTCTCTATCAATTGCTTTCCTCCGGCGTAGCGGGTACCGCTGCCTCGCGCAGCGTCTTGGCGAGCGCAATCGCGCGCTCGGCCGAACGGTCTTCGACGAAGATCAACTCGGGAATGTGACGCAGCTCGATCTTCCGCCCCAGCTCGCCCCGCAGAAACCGGCCGGCGTGCTTCAACGCGTCGAGCGACTGCCGCGCCTGATGACGATCGCCGATCACCGAGATGAAGACCTTGCAGTGGCGGAGGTCGTCGCTGACCTCGGCGCGCGTCACCGTCACGAAGGCGAGTCGCGGATCGGCGAGCTCCTGCGAGACGATCGTTCCGAGGATCCGCTGAATCTCGTGGTCGATCTTCGCGATGCGTTGCTGCTTCATGCCCGCGCCAGCTCCGGCGCGACGCGCTCGAGCGCAAAGGCCTCGATCACGTCGCCTTCCTTGAGATCCTGGTACTTCGCGATCTGGATGCCGCACTCGAAGCCCTCGGCAACCTCTTTTACGTCGTCTTTGAAGCGGCGCAGGCTCTCGATCTCGCCATCGAAGACGACCGCGGCATCGCGGATGACGCGGGCCTTCGCGTTGCGCGTGATCTTGCCGCTCGTGACGTAGCAGCCGACGATCGTGCCGACCTTGCTGACCTTGAAGACCTGCCGCACTTCGGCGCGCCCCAAGATGACCTCGCGCTCGATCGGCGAGAGCATCCCGCGCATCGCCTTCTTGAGATCGTCCTCGATCTCGTAGATCACCTGATAGAAGCGCAAGTCGACGCCTTCGTTTTCCGCCAGGCGGCGGGCCGTCTCGTCGGGCCGGATGTTGAAACCGATCAGCACGGCGTTCGAGGCGCTGGCGAGGTTGACGTCGTTCGGCGAGATCGCGCCGACGCCGCCGTGAATGACGCGGATCTCGACGTCGTCGGTCGAGAGCGACTCCATCCGCGCGCGAAGCGCTTCGAGCGAACCCTGTCCGTCGGCCTTGATGATGAGATTGAGCACCTTGCTCCCCTCGGCCGGCATCGACATGAACGTCTCGAGCGAGACGCGCTGCGTTCCGGTCGCGGCCATCCGCACGTCGCGCCGGCGCGTCGCGCGCTTCTCCGCGGTCTCGCGCGCGACGCGTTCGTCGCTGACGACGCTGAAGATATCGCCCGCGGCGGGAACGTCGGAGAGTCCCATCACCTCGACCGGGATCGAGGGCCCGGCCTTCTTCACTTGCTTGCCCTTGTCGTCTATCAGCGCGCGCACTTTGCCGAAGGTGCCGCCGGCGACGACGATGTCGCCGACGCGCAGCGTCCCATTCTGCACGAGCACCGTCGCGACCGCGCCGCGGCCGCGATGGAGGGCCGATTCGATCACGACGCCGGCGGCGCGGCGATTCTTGTTCGCGCGCAGCTCGCGGATGTCGGCCTCGAGCAGCACCGTGTCGAGCAGCCCGTCGATCCCGTCACCGGTCTTCGCAGAGACCGGCACCATCTCGATCGTGCCGCCCCAATCCACCGCCTGCAATCCCTCTTCGGCGAGTTGCTGCTTCACGCGGTCGGGCTGCGCGTCGGGCCGGTCCATCTTGTTGATGGCGACGACGATCGGGACGTTCGCCGCTTTGACGTGCGCGATCGCCTCTTTCGTCTGCGGCATGACGCCGTCGTCCGCCGCGACCACGAGGATCGCAACGTCCGTGACCTTCGCGCCTCGCGCGCGCATCGCGGTGAAGGCTTCGTGACCGGGCGTGTCTACGAACGTGATCTTGCGATCGTTGCGCTCGACGGTATACGCGCCGATCTTCTGCGTGATGCCGCCGGCTTCGCCGGCCGCTACGTCGGCCTGCCGGATCTTATCGAGCAGCGACGTCTTACCGTGATCCACGTGGCCGAGCACCGTGACGACCGGCGGACGCGGCGTCAGCATCTCCGGCTTGTCCTCTTCTTGCTCGACCGTCACTTCCTCGCCGGCTTCCTTGACGACGGCGTTGAAGCCGAAGCGTTTCGCGATCTGCGTCGCGACGTCGCTCGAGATGTTCTGGTTGATCGTCGCCATCGTTCCGATCTTGATCAACTCGGTGATGACGTCGCGCGCGGGCACGATCATCGAGGTCGCGAGTTCTTGCACGGTGAGCAAGTCGGGAATCTCGATCGTTTCGAGCGCGCGCGGCGGCGGAGCCGCGGCGGCATCGCCCTTCTTCTTGCGCTGTCGCTCTTTCTCGAGCAGCAGTTCTTTCTCGCGGTCTTTCTTTGCGGTCGCCTTCTCCTCGTGCGTGCGCGCGCGATCGCCGGGACGCCCGCCCGTCGACGGCGTCGGTCCGTCGGTCGGGAGCGGGCCGCGCCCCGGGCCGGGACGTACGCCCGGCGTCATCGGGCGGAAGGGGCCGTTGCCGGTGGGACGCCGTTGCGGGGAGATCAGGCCGGGCGCGGCGGCGCGCGGCGGGACTGCGGTGCCTTTGCCGCCCTGTCCGGGCATCGCCTCACCGGGGCGCGGCGCGACCCCGGGGCGTCCGGGCAGTCCGGTGCGCGGGCCGGGCGAGGCCGAAGCGGCCGTCGTCGGCGGCGGGGCCTGCCGTTTGACGACCGAGGGCTGTCCGGACGGAACCGGCCGCAGCTGCGGGATGACTTCCGCGGCCGGGCGAGCCGGCTCGGCGGGTTTGGGAGCGGGGGCTTTGGCGGGCGCCGCGGCACGCGGCGCTCCGACGACCGGACGAAGCCGGGTGACCGGCTCGGGCGGCGCGGGCGCCGGCTTGACCGCGGGCCTCTTCGCGGGGGCCGGAGCCGGCGCGGCCGGCGCGCTCGCCTTCGGCTTGGCGGCCGGCTTGTCGCCGGGTTTCAATAGGACGCTGCGAACCAGATCCGCGATCTGATCCGGGACGACGCTCAGCTGATTTTTCGCCTCGAAAACGCCGCCGAGGCGTTCGTTGAAGAGCGTTGTCAGCTCTTTCGAGGTGAGCCCGACCTCTTTGGCGAGCTCGAATATCCTTACTTTTCCGGCCAAATTCTCTCTCGAGCGCACCCGCGCCCGAGTCCCATCAGTTGGAGTGCGGAGCCCCAACCGACGGGGTTGGCTCCGCTAGGTGATCAAAGGTCAGCCCTCATCGGAGGGAACGGTCGTCGCTTGTCATCATGCGTCTATTTCTTGCACAGGCTCCTTATTAAACCACATTCTGCCGCCGCGGCGCCAAGCCCCGGGTAGCGCTTGTTCTTGCGGGCCCCCTCCACGCACTCCGCCGAGCAGAGATAGGCGCCGCGCCCGGGCTGCTTGCGCCGGGAACCTGGACGATCCGGCCGCCAGCCCTCGGACGTGCGCACGAAGCGCAGCAACGCTCCCTGCGCGAAGCGCCGGCGGCAGCCGGCGCAGCTGCGTACGGGTGTTATGCCTCGTCCTTCCCCAGCCGCTCGCGACGGAACTCTTCGAGCTTTCGAATCAACTCTTCGTCGATCTCCTCTTCGCTCGCCGCGGCGCTCTCGGCCGCTTCGGCCGCGGGCGCTTCGGTCGCGGCGCGATCCGCGCGCTCCGCTAAGTAGCGCTCGCGCGCCTGCGCCGATTCGCTCTCGGTCGCGATGTCGAGCCGCCATCCGGTAAGACGCGCGGCGAGGCGCACGTTTTGGCCGTCGCGACCGATCGCGAGCGAGAGTTGATAGTCGGGTACGATGACGAGCGCGACGCCGTCGTCCTCGAAGAGCTCGACGCCGATCACCTTCGCCGGCGCGAGCGCGTTCGAGATGAAGGTTGCGGGCGCGGGATCGTAACGAATGATGTCGACCTTCTCGCCCCGGAGATTGTCGGTGACGTTTGCGATGCGGCTCGATTTCGGCCCGAGGCACGCGCCGATCGGGTCTACCTCGGCGCGGTTGCTCTTTACCGCCACCTTCGAGCGGCTGCCGGGATCGCGCGCGATCGCCATGATCTCGACGGTGCCGTCAGCGATCTCGGGCACCTCGAGCTCGAGCAGCCGCTGGACGAGCCCCTCGGCTGCGCGCGAGAGGATCACCTGCGGTCCCTTCGGCGACTTCTTTACGTCGACGACGTAGGCCCGGATGAAATCGTTGATGCGGTACGCCTCGCCCGGGACTTGCTCGTCGAGATACATGACCGCCTCGTCGCGGCCTTCGAGCGTGATGTACATGTTGCGCTGCTCGTAACGCTGCACCGTGCCGGTCACGAGATCGTTGAGCTTGCGCACGTACTTGTTGTAGACGGTGTCGCGCTCGGCTTCGCGGATGCGCTGGACGATGACTTGCTTCGCGGTCTGCGCGGCGATTCGGCCGAAGTCTTTCGGCGTGACTTCTTGATCGAAGTAGTCGCCGATCTGGTACGGCTTGCCGGCCTCTTTCAAGGAGATCTCGAGCTTGGGATCCTCGACCGTTTCGACGACGGCGCGCCGATGGTAGACGCGGTACGCTCCGGTCTGCCGGTCTACGATCACGATCGCGTTCGACTCGCTTCCGAAGTGCCGCTTGTAGGCGGTCAGCAATGCGGCCTCGAGCGCCTCGAGCAGCATCTCGAACGAGATGTTTCGCTCGCGCGCGATGTACTGCAGGACGTCGATGAGTTTCTCTTCAGTTGCCGCGTTGTCTATCGTTGCCATCTTTCCGTTTCCGTTGAAGCTTATCGCGTTTGAGATCCGCCCGCGGATCGTATTCCAGGTTCGCCGTTTTGATCGCCGCCATCGGAAGCACCAGCTCGCCGCCGTCGGTCTCGATCACCACCGCCTCGCCGCGCAGACCGCGAAGCGTTCCGCGATGCGTCTTACCTCCGTTGACCGTCAGCGACGTGACGATGCGCGCGCGCTGACCGGCGAAACGTTCGTAATCGGCGCCGCGCAGCAGCGGTCGATCGAGCCCGGCCGACTCCACTTCGAGCGCGTACGTGCCGTCGATCCCCGCGAGATTCGCGCTGATGCGCGCCGCAACGCGCTCGCAGAGCGTCAAGTCCACGCCGCCCGGCCGGTCGATCGTTACGCTGAGCTCGGTCGCACCGCGCGCCGGACGGGCGCGATGTGCGATGATCTCCAGGCCGGCGAACGCGCCGTCGTGCGCGATCGCATCGAGTTCTCGTTCGAAGGCCGTCACGATCGCGGCAGCGCCTCTCGACACGCCTTTCATCTCCGTCTCTGGTTGCTCTCTGAAGCAGCGAAGCGCGGGACTTGCCCACGCTCCTTGAAAAACCATAACAAAGCATACCGAAAAGCGCGACGGGCCGCAACCCCACGTGGCTGCGACCCCTCGCTCTGTTCACCTCTCGTGCGATCGGCGCGCCGCCGGCGAATCGTCCGGCTGTCGCGGAGCGCGCTTCGGCGCCCTCTATTCGGCGCGCAACTCGCGGGCTTCGTAGCCCGGCGGATTTTGCGGTTCCAACCGCCCTCCTTCGTGTTGTTTGACGAAGCGTGCCGGCCTTACCGGCACGACAAAATTCTAGTGCGACAAATGTCGAAACGCAAGAGGGAAACGGCCGCGCTTACGGCGACGCGGCGGGCGGCGGCGTGAACGGAACGAGCAATCTGCCGTCGCACGGCTGCGAGATCATCCCATCGACGATCGGCGCGATGCCCGCGTCGAACGGCCCGAGCGGCGCCTGCGAGCGTCCGCCGCCTCCGATCGCAATCTGCGTGCCGTTCGCCGGCCCCCCGTGCACGTCGCTCTGCACGTTGCTGATGCCGCTCGGATTGACGGGCTCGACGTATCCGCCGCGTATGGGCTGTGGATAACGTACGAGCCAGCCCGTGCAGATCGTCGTTGGGCCCGCCTTGCGCGCGGCGAGGACCCACATCTTCACGCGCGCCTCACCACCGGTGCCGCGCACCTCGTACATGTACTTCGTCTTCGCGAGCACCTCGGGCGGCGGCGTCGGCTCGAGGCGTCCGTGCAGCGAGTAGCTGGGCTGATACGATTTCGTCGTCGGATTGACCGGATTGTGCGGCAGCATCGAACGCAGCCGCGCGTTGATGTTCGGGGCCTCCTGCGATCTCGGGGCGGGCGTCGCCGCGGTGGGCGTCGGGCGAATCTCGATCGGGCGGGCCGGCGCCGTTTGGCTCTTCGGTCCGTTTCCAGGATGCGGTCCCGGCGACGCGCCGCCGCTCGGTCCCGGACTCGGCGCGAGTCCGGAGGTCCGCGCATTCGACGGCGTGCTGATCGGGCTCGGGCTCGGAACGCCGCTGCGGGGTGCGGGAGCGACCGACGCGCGCGCCGCGGGCGCCTCCGTGGCGCGCGGCGCCGCCGTGGCGCGCGCGACGGCCGCGGCGGTCGGCGATGCTTGCGGCAGCGCCGGCGCAGGGGTGGCGGGACGCGCGCTCGGGCGCGCGGTCGGCGCCGGCGGCTTCGGCGAGGGCTTCATCGAGGGAGCGCTCGTCGGAGCCGGCGCCGGCGCGGCCGTCGGCGGCACCTTGACGGCGATGGCGACGGGCGCAGCGGTCGGCACGTTCACCGGCACCGCCGGCATCTGCTGGCTCGGATTGGGCTCGAAGATGTTCGTCGTCGGCTGCGGGTTGGGTTGCGGCGTCTGTTGCGGAATCGGGCGCGGATTCGGTGGCGCCGACGGCGCCGCGACCGCCAGCTCGTGGCGATTAACCGGCAAGACCTGCGCCTGCGGCTGCGCGAGCGGCGCGTGCCGCGGAGGCGCGATCGTGGCCGCGTGCGGAATCGGAGCGACCGCGCGAACCGCCGCGGGCTGATTCGCGACGACGATCGGCGAGGTGCGCTCGATCGTTATCGTCTCGCCGCCGGCGACGCTTTCGGTCGCACCCTCCTCGGAGGAGCTGACGAGGACCGAGAAGAGCAGCAGCGCCAACAGCGCGTGGATCAGCAGCGATGCGAGGAAGCTTCCCGCTAGT from Candidatus Binatia bacterium harbors:
- a CDS encoding YlxR family protein, whose amino-acid sequence is MTPVRSCAGCRRRFAQGALLRFVRTSEGWRPDRPGSRRKQPGRGAYLCSAECVEGARKNKRYPGLGAAAAECGLIRSLCKK
- a CDS encoding ribosome maturation factor RimP codes for the protein MSRGAAAIVTAFERELDAIAHDGAFAGLEIIAHRARPARGATELSVTIDRPGGVDLTLCERVAARISANLAGIDGTYALEVESAGLDRPLLRGADYERFAGQRARIVTSLTVNGGKTHRGTLRGLRGEAVVIETDGGELVLPMAAIKTANLEYDPRADLKRDKLQRKRKDGNDRQRGN
- the rbfA gene encoding 30S ribosome-binding factor RbfA codes for the protein MKQQRIAKIDHEIQRILGTIVSQELADPRLAFVTVTRAEVSDDLRHCKVFISVIGDRHQARQSLDALKHAGRFLRGELGRKIELRHIPELIFVEDRSAERAIALAKTLREAAVPATPEESN
- the nusA gene encoding transcription termination factor NusA, producing the protein MATIDNAATEEKLIDVLQYIARERNISFEMLLEALEAALLTAYKRHFGSESNAIVIVDRQTGAYRVYHRRAVVETVEDPKLEISLKEAGKPYQIGDYFDQEVTPKDFGRIAAQTAKQVIVQRIREAERDTVYNKYVRKLNDLVTGTVQRYEQRNMYITLEGRDEAVMYLDEQVPGEAYRINDFIRAYVVDVKKSPKGPQVILSRAAEGLVQRLLELEVPEIADGTVEIMAIARDPGSRSKVAVKSNRAEVDPIGACLGPKSSRIANVTDNLRGEKVDIIRYDPAPATFISNALAPAKVIGVELFEDDGVALVIVPDYQLSLAIGRDGQNVRLAARLTGWRLDIATESESAQARERYLAERADRAATEAPAAEAAESAAASEEEIDEELIRKLEEFRRERLGKDEA
- the infB gene encoding translation initiation factor IF-2 encodes the protein MRSRENLAGKVRIFELAKEVGLTSKELTTLFNERLGGVFEAKNQLSVVPDQIADLVRSVLLKPGDKPAAKPKASAPAAPAPAPAKRPAVKPAPAPPEPVTRLRPVVGAPRAAAPAKAPAPKPAEPARPAAEVIPQLRPVPSGQPSVVKRQAPPPTTAASASPGPRTGLPGRPGVAPRPGEAMPGQGGKGTAVPPRAAAPGLISPQRRPTGNGPFRPMTPGVRPGPGRGPLPTDGPTPSTGGRPGDRARTHEEKATAKKDREKELLLEKERQRKKKGDAAAAPPPRALETIEIPDLLTVQELATSMIVPARDVITELIKIGTMATINQNISSDVATQIAKRFGFNAVVKEAGEEVTVEQEEDKPEMLTPRPPVVTVLGHVDHGKTSLLDKIRQADVAAGEAGGITQKIGAYTVERNDRKITFVDTPGHEAFTAMRARGAKVTDVAILVVAADDGVMPQTKEAIAHVKAANVPIVVAINKMDRPDAQPDRVKQQLAEEGLQAVDWGGTIEMVPVSAKTGDGIDGLLDTVLLEADIRELRANKNRRAAGVVIESALHRGRGAVATVLVQNGTLRVGDIVVAGGTFGKVRALIDDKGKQVKKAGPSIPVEVMGLSDVPAAGDIFSVVSDERVARETAEKRATRRRDVRMAATGTQRVSLETFMSMPAEGSKVLNLIIKADGQGSLEALRARMESLSTDDVEIRVIHGGVGAISPNDVNLASASNAVLIGFNIRPDETARRLAENEGVDLRFYQVIYEIEDDLKKAMRGMLSPIEREVILGRAEVRQVFKVSKVGTIVGCYVTSGKITRNAKARVIRDAAVVFDGEIESLRRFKDDVKEVAEGFECGIQIAKYQDLKEGDVIEAFALERVAPELARA